One Phoenix dactylifera cultivar Barhee BC4 chromosome 8, palm_55x_up_171113_PBpolish2nd_filt_p, whole genome shotgun sequence genomic window carries:
- the LOC103705558 gene encoding uncharacterized protein LOC103705558 → MTSKVDPGSSSPLIAPGPVLEPGEIDLEAGQGEQLQCRICLETDGRDFIAPCKCKGTSKYVHRECLDHWRAVREGFAFAHCTTCKAPYYLRVHVHADRKWRTLKFRFFVTRDILFIFTVVQLVISSLAYLVYLVDSYQQYWLRVAWGFEGELSFYYICGALLFFALLGLSGCFITCYDRRVRNDLAQPCRELCLCCCQPGMCADCHLPGTLCMWTDCTTCFESCASTAGECGCLGGAGEAGLPLLFIMGLIVLGLFTIIGIFYSVLVATMVGQRIWQRHYHILAKRMLTKEYVVEDVDGEGMDWCPPPLPPEHVQQLKSLGLL, encoded by the exons ATGACGAGCAAGGTGGATCCGGGGAGCTCCTCCCCGCTGATCGCCCCTGGTCCGGTGCTGGAGCCCGGTGAGATCGACCTCGAAGCCGGCCAAGGGGAGCAATTACAGTGCCGGATCTGCCTCGAGACCGATG GAAGGGATTTCATAGCTCCTTGCAAGTGCAAGGGAACTTCCAAGTATGTTCATCGGGAATGTCTGGACCACTGGCGGGCTGTGAGG GAAGGGTTTGCATTTGCCCATTGTACAACCTGCAAGGCTCCTTACTACTTGAGGGTTCATGTTCATGCAGACAGGAAATGGAGAACCTTGAAGTTCAGATTCTTTGTGACTAGAGATATATTGTTTATCTTTACAGTTGTTCAACTT GTAATTTCTTCATTGGCATATCTGGTGTATCTGGTTGATAGCTATCAGCAATACTGGCTGCGTGTGGCCTGGGGTTTCGAGGGTGAACTTAGTTTCTACTATATATGTG GGGCCCTACTATTTTTTGCTTTGCTTGGATTGTCTGGATGCTTCATAACTTGCTATGATCGTCGAGTACGCAATGATTTGGCTCAGCCTTGTCGAGAATTATGTCTCTGTTGCTGTCAACCAGG AATGTGCGCTGATTGCCATCTCCCTGGCACGCTCTGTATGTGGACCGACTGTACTACTTGTTTTGAAAGTTGTGCAAGTACAGCAGGTGAATGTGGATGCTTGGGAGGTGCTGGAGAAGCTGGGCTACCATTGCTGTTTATCATGggattgattgtgcttgggcTATTCACTATTATTGGCATATTCTATAGCGTGCTTGTGGCAACAATGGTTGGCCAACGGATTTGGCAGCGGCATTATCATATACTAGCTAAACGAATGCTAACAAAA GAGTATGTTGTGGAGGATGTTGATGGCGAGGGCATGGACTGGTGCCCACCACCCCTTCCACCCGAGCATGTTCAGCAGCTAAAGTCTCTCGGGCTCCTGTAA